In Salvelinus sp. IW2-2015 unplaced genomic scaffold, ASM291031v2 Un_scaffold11102, whole genome shotgun sequence, the genomic window AGCttgacaagatggaaacggacacagtgacagtgcgcaccgaggaagagaggccacggacagacaaagctgaaacttcactgcttgacatgtatgatgaaatcctggttgagaatgaacaaatgaacaacgaaacagcacagcaagtgaaataattagattttgatgatgttttactggtaatggggacatacgtaaatgccaacaaaaaaactttttggtcagtgtctgtgtgtgtttaaactacttaactgtactagaatgcttaaaaggccgctatttttatattatatatcGGTCTAGTTttctttggcaaggaaaatatccgatattggtatcggccaaaaatgtaatatcggtgcatccctaacaATTAAGACTTTCTTTGTTGGTTCCAGTCACAAATATGAATGACAATCATTTCTTACATCTTCATGAAAGCTCTCCTGATCCATCATGTTCTCCATTGAGACATCATCATCGGCAGCCTTTACGTCAGAATCCTCCAAGGTATCGTCTGCCAACAGTTCTGAGATTTCGTGTTCCCCCTCATCTTTAGAATCAGCCACCAGAGAGGCACTTTTGGAAGGAGCGGGGTCTTTAGTATCAACACCAGCACCAACCTCGTCATCTAATAAGCTTTGTTTAGCTTCCACCTGGATAATCTCTTCGTCTAGATCTTTGTTTTCCAAATCAATGTCCTCCTCCTTGACCACCTCCTCGATGTCCTGCTTGACCACTTCCTTGACCTCTTCTGAGGTGCTTTGTTGACCTTCTCCTTGTTCCATCACTTTCTCAGCAGGTTGTTTGCCTGTACTGGGTTTCTCTTTGTTCGTGGAGTTTGAGGTCTTGCTAGTCTCCTCGCTCTTGTGTCTGCTGCTGCGGCCTTTACTAGAATCTGCTCTTCTGGATGTGGTGGAGTCA contains:
- the LOC112080030 gene encoding probable inactive protein kinase DDB_G0270444 encodes the protein MVKYYHSNPLKINGKSVKVILSSSMKRLRESPDSTTSRRADSSKGRSSRHKSEETSKTSNSTNKEKPSTGKQPAEKVMEQGEGQQSTSEEVKEVVKQDIEEVVKEEDIDLENKDLDEEIIQVEAKQSLLDDEVGAGVDTKDPAPSKSASLVADSKDEGEHEISELLADDTLEDSDVKAADDDVSMENMMDQESFHEDVRNDCHSYL